Proteins from one Planctomyces sp. SH-PL62 genomic window:
- a CDS encoding MBL fold metallo-hydrolase has product MSHKGLTVEGYSRAAVQTYWRVPELKIGFDLGVQPWSFMTTPNWFVSHAHLDHIAALPVLVARRRLMKMEPPTIYLPTDAVDGVNQLLRAFQRLDRGRMPCELVGVAPGDEIELSRELVVKAFPTRHTIPSLGFLVWERRKKLKPEFHDLTGEQIRDLRLSGIEVSSEIRLPKVAYMGDTAPAGLDGFPDVYRAQILILEMTFVAPNERAAVIHKFGHTHLDDLIARADRFENEVIIASHFSTRLHPDHIQRIVDRRLPDSLRSRMKIWL; this is encoded by the coding sequence ATGTCCCACAAGGGTCTGACGGTCGAGGGCTATTCGCGGGCCGCCGTCCAGACGTACTGGCGGGTGCCGGAGCTGAAGATCGGCTTCGACCTGGGGGTCCAGCCGTGGTCGTTCATGACCACGCCGAACTGGTTCGTCTCGCACGCCCACCTGGACCATATCGCCGCCCTGCCCGTCCTCGTCGCCCGCCGCCGGTTGATGAAGATGGAGCCGCCGACGATCTACCTGCCGACCGACGCCGTCGACGGCGTGAACCAGCTCCTGCGCGCCTTCCAGCGGCTGGACCGGGGCCGGATGCCCTGCGAGCTGGTGGGGGTCGCGCCCGGCGACGAGATCGAACTCTCGCGCGAGCTGGTCGTGAAGGCCTTCCCGACCCGGCACACGATCCCGTCGCTCGGCTTCCTGGTGTGGGAACGCCGGAAAAAGCTCAAGCCGGAATTCCACGACCTGACGGGCGAGCAGATCCGCGATTTGAGGCTTTCGGGAATCGAGGTCTCGTCGGAGATCCGGCTCCCCAAGGTCGCCTACATGGGCGACACCGCGCCGGCCGGGCTCGACGGCTTCCCCGACGTCTACCGGGCGCAGATCCTGATCCTGGAGATGACGTTCGTCGCCCCCAACGAGCGGGCGGCCGTCATCCACAAGTTCGGCCACACGCACCTCGACGACCTGATCGCCCGCGCCGATCGGTTCGAGAACGAGGTGATCATCGCCTCCCACTTCAGCACCCGGCTCCACCCGGACCACATCCAGCGGATCGTCGACCGCCGCCTCCCCGATTCGCTGCGGTCCCGCATGAAGATCTGGCTCTGA
- a CDS encoding PfkB family carbohydrate kinase, with product MGRRPIHESEVRVMIGRVRVFGPAYLDRVLRADGRLLGTSSGPPLDQSVEGRIGFGADGEGGDGLRLVDPVGATITIGLPDEWPGPRGVVALEGPIGAEPGSRSHVQARDWSDDLGGMGAGFAAALGGELVSALGPEDDPNSRAVAGLLVREGVQGRRVRVDRPADWTLLVSSGEHGDKLAVGFRGCHAALEISALRPFLGEACGVLVAAGLPNRLSADILKAPGPSLRVFAPAMRNMIDRDFPLRGAIGPVDLLCCNRGEWEALEDREEVAARLSILVVTDGAAGAKARFTDPYGEARSVAIPSFPRARPPRDTNRAGEAFAAFLIAALLDLGWDPGSCTAAVDLVRAAMLRASAASALVLDRTAFGFPTAAEVDAAMARGLVD from the coding sequence TTGGGCCGTCGTCCCATCCACGAATCCGAGGTCCGCGTCATGATCGGCCGCGTCCGCGTCTTCGGCCCCGCCTATCTCGACCGCGTCCTCCGCGCCGACGGCCGCCTGCTCGGCACGTCGTCCGGCCCCCCCCTGGATCAGAGCGTCGAGGGCCGCATCGGGTTCGGCGCGGACGGGGAGGGCGGGGATGGTTTGAGGCTCGTCGACCCGGTCGGCGCGACGATCACGATCGGCCTGCCCGACGAGTGGCCCGGCCCTCGGGGCGTCGTCGCGCTGGAAGGACCGATCGGCGCCGAGCCCGGCTCCCGGTCGCACGTGCAGGCCAGAGACTGGAGCGACGACCTCGGGGGGATGGGCGCGGGGTTCGCCGCCGCCCTCGGTGGGGAGCTGGTCTCGGCGCTCGGGCCGGAGGACGACCCGAACAGCCGGGCCGTCGCCGGGCTGCTCGTCCGCGAAGGCGTCCAGGGCCGCCGCGTGCGGGTGGACCGGCCGGCCGACTGGACCCTCCTGGTCTCCAGCGGCGAGCACGGGGACAAGCTCGCGGTCGGCTTCCGGGGCTGCCACGCGGCGCTGGAGATCTCGGCGCTGCGGCCGTTCCTCGGCGAAGCTTGCGGCGTGCTGGTCGCCGCCGGGCTGCCGAACCGGCTCTCGGCCGATATCCTCAAGGCGCCCGGCCCTTCGCTCCGGGTCTTCGCGCCGGCGATGCGGAACATGATCGACCGGGACTTCCCGCTGCGAGGGGCGATCGGCCCCGTCGACCTCCTCTGTTGCAACCGGGGCGAGTGGGAGGCGCTGGAGGACCGCGAGGAGGTCGCCGCGCGGCTCTCGATCCTGGTCGTGACCGACGGCGCGGCCGGGGCGAAGGCGCGATTCACCGACCCGTATGGGGAGGCGCGCTCGGTCGCGATCCCGAGCTTTCCCAGGGCCCGGCCTCCCCGCGACACCAACCGGGCGGGGGAGGCGTTCGCCGCCTTCCTGATCGCCGCGCTGCTCGACCTGGGCTGGGACCCCGGCTCCTGCACGGCGGCCGTCGACCTGGTCCGCGCGGCGATGCTCCGGGCCTCGGCCGCGTCGGCCCTGGTGCTGGACCGGACCGCGTTCGGCTTCCCGACGGCGGCGGAGGTCGACGCCGCGATGGCGCGAGGCCTCGTCGACTGA
- a CDS encoding TIGR03960 family B12-binding radical SAM protein, which yields MLNQELKDAVLSRIIPKVRTPGQYVGGELNSVVKDHRTVAGTLCMAFPDTYALGMSHHGMQVFYSLMNGRGWACERAFTPLPDFEAALRAEGLPLYGLETFTPLNQFDVVGFSLQYEISYTNVLTMLDLGGIPLHAVDRTADDPLVIAGGPGGQNPELLAPYIDLFVMGDGEPSLPYVCDQWREMKDSGLTREEKLARIVGSVTWAYAPRFYEPIYAEDGTIAEIRRLRDDVPAGIRPCVIQDLEGSPLPTKPVVPFVETAHDRIAIEIMRGCPWQCRFCQSTVIKRPLRYRTVETIVASALESYRNTGYDEISLLSLSTSDYPDFEELVTRMSEVFTPLGVKISLPSLRITETLKKIPALLQEGRRSGLTLAPEVARDDMRTQIRKPINNQDLYDGCAEAFRRGWRKVKLYFMCGLPGERPADLDGIIDMAETIARIGKDVTGRFADVTASVSNFVPKPHTPYQWNGMKDREYFHWAHKYLRSRVRMRSVTVKCHDVERSLLEGILTRGDRRVAAAMEEAWRRGARLDAWTEYFNSSLWWKTFEDLGIDVPSYSQRERPVEEILPWDHIHIKYGRDYLAKEQNRSVVQLEAMAGAV from the coding sequence ATGCTCAATCAGGAACTCAAGGATGCCGTCCTCTCCCGGATCATCCCCAAGGTTCGCACGCCCGGCCAGTACGTCGGCGGCGAGCTGAACAGCGTCGTCAAGGACCATCGCACGGTCGCCGGGACGCTCTGCATGGCGTTCCCGGACACGTATGCGCTGGGGATGAGCCACCACGGCATGCAGGTCTTCTACAGCCTGATGAACGGGCGGGGCTGGGCCTGCGAGCGGGCCTTCACTCCGTTGCCGGACTTCGAGGCCGCCCTGCGGGCCGAGGGTCTGCCGCTCTACGGCCTGGAGACCTTCACGCCGCTGAACCAGTTCGACGTGGTCGGCTTCTCGCTCCAGTACGAGATCTCGTACACGAACGTCCTGACGATGCTCGACCTGGGGGGCATCCCGCTCCACGCCGTCGACCGGACGGCCGACGACCCGCTGGTCATCGCGGGGGGGCCGGGCGGGCAGAACCCCGAGTTGCTCGCCCCCTACATCGACCTGTTCGTCATGGGCGACGGCGAGCCCAGCCTGCCGTACGTCTGCGACCAATGGCGGGAGATGAAGGATTCCGGGCTCACGCGCGAGGAGAAGCTGGCGCGGATCGTCGGCTCCGTGACCTGGGCCTACGCCCCGCGGTTCTATGAGCCGATCTACGCCGAGGACGGCACGATCGCCGAGATCCGCCGGCTCCGCGACGACGTCCCCGCCGGCATCCGCCCCTGCGTGATCCAGGACCTGGAAGGGTCGCCGCTGCCGACGAAGCCCGTCGTCCCGTTCGTCGAGACGGCCCACGACCGGATCGCCATCGAGATCATGCGCGGCTGCCCCTGGCAGTGCCGCTTCTGCCAGAGCACCGTCATCAAGCGCCCGTTGCGATACCGCACCGTCGAGACGATCGTCGCGTCGGCCCTGGAGTCGTACCGCAACACCGGCTACGACGAGATCAGCCTGCTGTCGCTCTCCACGAGCGATTATCCCGACTTCGAGGAACTCGTCACCCGGATGAGCGAGGTCTTCACGCCCCTGGGGGTCAAGATCTCGCTCCCCAGCCTCCGGATCACCGAGACCCTCAAGAAGATCCCCGCATTGCTCCAGGAAGGACGCCGCAGCGGCCTGACCCTGGCGCCCGAGGTCGCCCGCGACGACATGCGGACACAGATCCGCAAGCCGATCAACAACCAGGACCTCTACGACGGCTGCGCCGAGGCGTTCCGTCGGGGCTGGCGGAAGGTCAAGCTGTACTTCATGTGCGGCCTCCCCGGCGAACGCCCCGCCGACCTGGACGGGATCATCGACATGGCCGAGACCATCGCCCGGATCGGCAAGGACGTCACCGGCCGGTTCGCCGACGTCACCGCCAGCGTCTCGAACTTCGTCCCCAAGCCCCACACGCCCTATCAGTGGAACGGGATGAAGGACCGCGAATACTTCCACTGGGCCCACAAGTACCTGCGGTCGCGGGTGCGGATGCGCTCGGTCACCGTCAAGTGCCACGACGTCGAGCGGAGCCTGCTCGAAGGCATCCTGACCCGCGGCGACCGCCGCGTCGCCGCCGCGATGGAAGAAGCCTGGCGTCGCGGGGCCCGGCTCGACGCCTGGACCGAGTACTTCAACTCCTCGCTCTGGTGGAAGACCTTCGAGGACCTGGGGATCGACGTCCCCTCCTACAGCCAGCGCGAGCGGCCCGTCGAGGAAATCCTCCCCTGGGACCACATCCACATCAAGTACGGCCGCGACTACCTGGCGAAGGAGCAGAACCGCTCCGTCGTCCAGCTCGAAGCCATGGCCGGCGCCGTCTGA
- the rpsO gene encoding 30S ribosomal protein S15 — translation MAITKEKKQELIGNFSRGDQDTGSPEVQIALLTARINDLTDHFKAHSKDHASRRGLLMMVSKRSGLLKYLRLHDRKKYLELISRLGIRK, via the coding sequence ATGGCGATCACGAAGGAGAAGAAGCAGGAACTGATCGGTAATTTCAGCCGGGGTGATCAGGATACGGGCTCGCCGGAGGTGCAAATCGCCCTCCTGACCGCCCGCATCAACGATCTCACCGACCATTTCAAGGCCCACAGCAAGGACCACGCCAGCCGGCGCGGCCTGCTGATGATGGTCTCGAAGCGATCAGGCCTCCTGAAGTATCTGCGGCTTCACGATCGGAAGAAGTACCTCGAACTGATCAGCCGCCTGGGCATCCGCAAGTAA
- a CDS encoding Uma2 family endonuclease has product MATTSTPRLMTAEEFMKAELGEGLHELVRGEVVPVTPPGPEHGYLCSNLVTLLHVYGRRTGLGYCLSNDSAIQTTRGPDTVRGADVSFYTEARWPRSSLGPGLSPVPPDLVIEVVSPGNRRGELLAKVAEYLDARTLVVWLVYPKTRSVAIYRDSESPPVVLGADDAVEGLPELPGFRCLVSEVFA; this is encoded by the coding sequence ATGGCGACCACCTCGACCCCCCGCCTGATGACCGCCGAGGAGTTCATGAAGGCCGAGCTCGGCGAGGGGCTTCATGAACTCGTCCGAGGGGAGGTCGTTCCCGTGACGCCGCCTGGTCCCGAGCATGGTTACCTCTGCTCCAATCTGGTCACCTTGCTCCATGTTTACGGGCGGCGCACGGGGCTCGGTTATTGCTTGTCGAACGACTCGGCCATCCAGACGACACGTGGGCCCGACACGGTCCGGGGCGCCGACGTCTCCTTCTATACTGAGGCTCGCTGGCCCCGCTCCAGCCTCGGGCCGGGCTTGAGCCCGGTCCCCCCCGACCTCGTGATCGAGGTCGTCTCGCCCGGCAATCGGCGGGGCGAGTTGCTGGCGAAGGTCGCCGAGTATCTGGACGCCCGGACTCTCGTCGTCTGGCTCGTCTACCCGAAGACGCGGTCGGTCGCGATCTACCGCGACTCCGAATCGCCGCCTGTCGTCCTGGGGGCCGACGACGCGGTCGAAGGCTTGCCCGAGCTTCCCGGTTTCCGCTGCCTCGTCTCGGAAGTCTTCGCGTGA
- the pdxA gene encoding 4-hydroxythreonine-4-phosphate dehydrogenase PdxA — protein MDRPKIAMTLGDVAGVGPEVAARAWSDPALHALCRPFVVGSPAVARRAVELVGGSVQVREIDDPEAADPSPGLMPCLEPPGAVDVSGVEPGAIDARAGRAAYDYLIHAIDLALAGRIDAIATLPLNKESLSLAGVHHPGHTEILADRCGTPDHAMMLYLPSEEAAGDPSEGRGLGVVHVTLHMALRDVFDAITVDSVASKIRLADRALRPLTAGRRPRIAVASLNPHAGENGLFGDEEIRTIRPAVGLTKAEGFDVSGPFPNDTLFHEALSGTFDAIVAMYHDQGHIALKTVGFRRGVNVTLGLPIVRTSVAHGTAFDIAWRGLADSSSLIAAVRVAARMAAWNRAHATA, from the coding sequence ATGGACCGCCCGAAGATCGCAATGACCCTGGGAGACGTCGCCGGCGTCGGCCCCGAAGTCGCGGCCCGAGCCTGGAGCGATCCCGCGTTGCACGCCCTCTGTCGGCCCTTCGTCGTCGGCAGTCCGGCGGTCGCGCGTCGCGCAGTCGAACTCGTCGGCGGTTCGGTCCAGGTCCGCGAAATCGACGATCCGGAGGCGGCCGATCCGTCGCCCGGCCTGATGCCCTGCCTGGAGCCGCCGGGGGCCGTGGACGTCTCCGGTGTGGAGCCGGGAGCGATCGACGCCCGCGCCGGGCGGGCGGCCTACGACTACCTGATCCATGCCATCGATCTCGCTCTCGCCGGGCGGATCGACGCCATCGCGACCTTGCCGCTGAACAAGGAATCGCTGAGTCTGGCGGGCGTCCACCATCCCGGACATACCGAGATCCTGGCCGACCGCTGCGGGACCCCCGACCACGCGATGATGCTGTATCTGCCTTCCGAGGAGGCGGCCGGGGACCCGAGCGAGGGCCGGGGCCTGGGAGTCGTCCACGTCACGCTCCACATGGCGCTTCGCGACGTCTTCGATGCGATCACGGTCGACTCGGTCGCGTCCAAGATCCGGCTTGCGGACCGGGCGCTTCGGCCCCTGACCGCCGGGCGACGGCCCCGGATCGCCGTCGCCTCGCTCAACCCCCACGCCGGCGAGAACGGCCTGTTCGGGGACGAGGAGATCCGGACTATCCGCCCGGCCGTCGGGCTGACGAAGGCCGAGGGGTTCGACGTGTCGGGCCCCTTCCCCAACGACACCCTCTTTCACGAGGCGCTTTCCGGCACCTTCGACGCGATCGTGGCCATGTACCACGATCAGGGGCACATCGCCCTCAAGACGGTCGGATTCCGGCGTGGGGTGAACGTCACGCTCGGCCTGCCGATCGTCCGGACGAGCGTCGCACACGGGACGGCGTTCGATATCGCCTGGCGAGGGCTCGCCGACTCGTCGAGCCTGATCGCGGCCGTGCGCGTGGCGGCCCGGATGGCCGCCTGGAACCGGGCGCACGCGACGGCCTGA
- a CDS encoding YfhO family protein, with product MSQPQPGPDAVETDSSWFQPPRWSVRDLAALAVWTAGLCWIFRDAVFFRGAFFYFDVTEINYPYRHFFAEELKAGRFSRWCPWLYCGMPLFSESQAGYLHPLKYLLYPWMETWKAFNLDTVLSIWLAGAGTYGWLRRHVGPAGALTGAALFGVGGFTWAHLVHTSMINALASVPFVVWALEWSWGSGRWRGVALGAFALACQVFAGHLQDVILCSGIVGFYGLFRACTSATKAEARSVLARTFGLVFLGVLLSAVQWVPSKELLDRSPRAGGLTYDELTYGSWSPELLPTLVLREAYGTRARDTDWMDGFYPYHEMNAYLGLLGMALAVVGASGQGGRDRWTTCFALLTITGGLLMLGRFTFLFDYANRIPIAGSSREPVRVHLWVSLGVAALAAVGVERLQRPGVVSLRAALTLVALLVLASLPILAYVYSPIWTDPRRWGTPYHLDRYRWLGRELLVGSIRTGVLTAAGLMIAWKASRTSRPELRARLAAALPVLVLLDLLGAHAVEPVTVSPDYWTSPPETVERLKADPTFVRVFGSGDKSAGEPGYASEPIDFMKMRDALNWSLPAAWGLASAKGETPMIPRRILDYFDNTRYKAGRFDLDSVSHVVTGRSLRSVFVPNEPVGEAFLHVNPNARPRARLKGRPVYASSREEAVAALTRLGPELLERLVVEDPARPLDAEAQAVGTAKIEVDLPEEVAVSVVAETPAYLVLADTFDPGWTATVDGIPAPIVPAYVAFRAVHLEPGTHRVVFRYAPAGFSLGLAATILGGLLAIGLLLRPGSTTTTADHRDLARANRLKAAWLAAVVLIVLASIPSFEPEGISIQSRWRRAWHTFTWGAGVEAMHQNRQ from the coding sequence GTGTCGCAACCGCAACCGGGGCCGGACGCCGTCGAGACCGATTCGAGCTGGTTCCAGCCCCCGCGATGGAGCGTGCGCGACCTCGCGGCGCTGGCGGTCTGGACCGCCGGGCTCTGCTGGATTTTCCGGGACGCCGTCTTCTTCCGGGGGGCGTTCTTCTACTTCGACGTCACCGAGATCAACTACCCGTATCGCCACTTCTTCGCCGAGGAGCTGAAGGCCGGGCGGTTCTCGCGCTGGTGCCCCTGGCTCTACTGCGGGATGCCGCTGTTCAGCGAGAGCCAGGCGGGCTACCTGCACCCGCTCAAATACCTGCTCTATCCCTGGATGGAGACCTGGAAGGCGTTCAACCTCGACACCGTGCTCTCGATCTGGCTCGCCGGCGCGGGGACTTACGGCTGGCTCCGGCGGCACGTCGGGCCGGCGGGCGCCCTGACGGGCGCGGCCCTGTTCGGAGTCGGCGGGTTCACCTGGGCCCACCTCGTCCACACGAGCATGATCAACGCCCTGGCGAGCGTCCCGTTCGTGGTCTGGGCGCTGGAATGGTCGTGGGGCTCCGGGCGCTGGCGGGGCGTCGCGTTGGGTGCGTTCGCGCTCGCATGCCAGGTCTTCGCGGGACATCTCCAGGACGTCATCCTCTGCTCGGGGATCGTCGGTTTCTACGGCCTCTTCCGCGCGTGCACCTCGGCCACGAAGGCCGAGGCGCGGAGCGTCCTGGCGCGGACGTTCGGGCTGGTCTTCCTGGGCGTGCTGCTCTCGGCCGTCCAGTGGGTCCCCTCGAAGGAGCTGCTCGACCGCTCGCCACGCGCCGGGGGGCTGACGTACGACGAGCTGACCTACGGATCGTGGAGCCCCGAACTCCTACCGACGCTCGTGCTCCGCGAGGCCTACGGCACCCGCGCCCGCGACACCGACTGGATGGACGGCTTCTACCCCTACCATGAGATGAACGCCTACCTGGGCCTGCTCGGGATGGCGCTCGCCGTCGTCGGCGCGTCGGGTCAGGGTGGGCGAGACCGCTGGACCACCTGCTTCGCACTCCTGACGATCACCGGCGGGCTGTTGATGCTCGGCCGGTTCACTTTCCTGTTCGACTACGCGAACCGGATCCCGATCGCCGGCAGCTCGCGCGAGCCGGTCCGCGTCCACCTCTGGGTTTCGCTGGGAGTCGCCGCCCTGGCGGCCGTCGGCGTGGAGCGGCTCCAACGGCCGGGGGTGGTGAGCCTGCGCGCGGCCCTTACGCTTGTGGCCCTCCTCGTCCTCGCGTCGCTCCCCATCCTCGCCTACGTCTACTCGCCCATCTGGACCGACCCCCGGCGCTGGGGGACGCCCTACCACCTGGACCGCTACCGCTGGCTCGGTCGCGAACTGCTCGTCGGGTCGATCCGCACGGGCGTACTGACGGCGGCCGGGTTGATGATCGCGTGGAAGGCGTCGAGGACCTCACGCCCGGAGCTTCGCGCTCGGCTCGCCGCCGCGCTGCCGGTCCTCGTGCTGCTGGATCTCCTGGGAGCCCACGCGGTCGAGCCCGTGACGGTCTCCCCGGATTACTGGACCTCGCCCCCGGAGACGGTGGAGCGGCTCAAGGCCGACCCGACGTTCGTCCGCGTCTTCGGCAGCGGCGACAAGAGCGCCGGGGAGCCGGGATACGCCTCGGAGCCGATCGACTTCATGAAGATGCGCGACGCCCTCAACTGGAGCCTCCCCGCGGCCTGGGGCCTGGCCTCGGCGAAGGGAGAGACCCCGATGATCCCCCGACGCATCCTGGACTATTTCGACAACACCCGCTACAAGGCGGGAAGGTTCGACCTCGATAGCGTGAGCCACGTCGTCACGGGCCGGAGCCTGCGATCCGTGTTCGTCCCCAACGAGCCGGTCGGCGAGGCGTTCCTCCACGTCAACCCGAACGCCCGCCCCCGCGCCCGCCTGAAAGGGAGACCGGTCTATGCGTCGAGCCGAGAGGAGGCCGTCGCGGCCCTGACCCGCCTCGGCCCGGAGCTGCTGGAGCGGCTCGTCGTCGAGGACCCCGCGCGACCGCTGGACGCCGAGGCGCAGGCCGTCGGCACGGCGAAAATCGAGGTGGACCTGCCCGAAGAGGTGGCCGTCTCGGTCGTCGCCGAAACTCCCGCCTATCTTGTCCTTGCCGATACGTTCGACCCCGGCTGGACGGCGACCGTCGACGGCATCCCCGCTCCCATCGTCCCGGCCTACGTCGCCTTCCGTGCGGTCCACCTGGAACCGGGGACGCACCGGGTCGTCTTCCGATACGCCCCGGCGGGCTTCTCCCTGGGCCTCGCGGCGACCATTCTCGGCGGCCTGCTCGCAATCGGGCTCTTGCTTCGGCCCGGATCGACCACGACGACGGCCGATCACCGGGACCTGGCGAGGGCGAACCGCTTGAAAGCCGCCTGGCTGGCGGCCGTCGTCCTGATCGTCCTGGCTTCGATCCCGAGCTTCGAGCCGGAGGGAATCTCCATCCAGTCTCGATGGCGACGAGCCTGGCACACCTTCACCTGGGGGGCCGGGGTGGAAGCCATGCATCAAAACCGGCAATGA